In Candidatus Roseilinea sp., one DNA window encodes the following:
- the yvoA gene encoding HTH-type transcriptional repressor YvoA — translation MLDKDSPIPLYYQLVEEIRDRIRAGEYRPGQQLPSERELSEQYGISRMTVRQALQYLIREDVLVAQQGVGTFVAEPKLAYDPLHALGFTEAMMQRGAAAASRVIEQAVVPASSRIAAQLGLVEGEAVIKIVRLRLSNAVPVLLETVHVPHGLFPGLEQADMARCSLYQLMRDVYGVRLSGAQHTLEAVMANDYESELFGIQAGMPMILLQGVTYDEADRPVETFKAVYRGDRFKFQLDSRPNARQDAFNASLMSVVMR, via the coding sequence ATGCTCGACAAGGATAGCCCGATTCCGCTCTACTACCAGCTCGTCGAAGAAATCCGTGACCGTATCCGGGCCGGCGAATACCGGCCCGGCCAACAGTTGCCGAGCGAGCGTGAGCTAAGCGAGCAATACGGCATCAGCCGGATGACCGTCCGTCAGGCACTGCAATACCTCATCCGCGAAGATGTGCTGGTCGCACAGCAAGGCGTGGGCACGTTCGTGGCCGAGCCAAAGCTGGCTTACGATCCGCTGCATGCGCTTGGGTTTACCGAGGCGATGATGCAGCGTGGTGCAGCGGCGGCGTCGCGCGTGATCGAGCAGGCCGTCGTGCCGGCATCCTCACGAATCGCGGCTCAATTGGGCCTGGTCGAGGGCGAGGCGGTGATCAAGATCGTCCGGCTGCGGTTGTCGAACGCCGTGCCCGTGTTGCTCGAAACCGTGCATGTGCCGCATGGCTTGTTCCCCGGCCTCGAACAGGCTGACATGGCGCGTTGTTCGCTCTATCAGCTCATGCGCGATGTGTATGGCGTGCGGCTGAGCGGCGCGCAGCACACGCTAGAAGCCGTGATGGCCAACGACTATGAGAGCGAGCTGTTCGGCATTCAGGCCGGCATGCCCATGATCTTGTTGCAAGGCGTGACGTACGACGAGGCGGACCGGCCGGTGGAGACTTTCAAAGCCGTCTATCGCGGTGACCGCTTTAAGTTCCAGCTCGACAGCCGTCCGAACGCGCGGCAAGACGCCTTCAACGCTTCACTGATGAGCGTGGTGATGCGCTGA
- a CDS encoding oxidoreductase, with protein MTNHKTVRIGIVGCGSVMRGPYTNQIRRIQNLGLPVEVTMTCDVTPEGARTAQRLWPQSEFVRDYRAVVESTKVDLVLVTTSMQVHAEIAKAALLADKHVLVEKPMATTLAEGKELLAIAKKSKGILHPAPHVVLSSTFKAIKRHIDQGDIGRPYLARAFYGWAGPNWGQWFYKPGGGALFDLGVYNVTSLTALLGPAKRVTALAGTAIPERVVDGEMTKVEVVDNAHICLDFGNAVYGVITTGFTIQAYRVAGIEIYGSEGTIQMLGDDWHPQGYELYRNCNGYWELHPDLDPNWPWTDGLRHLVQAIVCGTPDVITPEHGYHVLEIMLKAEEAGRTGIAQTIESTFPPVQLEEVDTPRATIHDPTRTED; from the coding sequence ATGACCAACCACAAGACCGTTCGCATTGGAATCGTCGGCTGCGGCAGCGTGATGCGCGGGCCGTACACCAACCAAATCCGGCGCATCCAGAACCTCGGCCTGCCGGTCGAAGTCACCATGACCTGTGACGTGACGCCTGAAGGCGCTCGGACGGCACAACGGCTGTGGCCGCAGTCAGAGTTCGTGCGCGATTACCGCGCCGTCGTCGAGAGCACCAAGGTGGACTTGGTGCTGGTGACGACTTCGATGCAGGTGCACGCCGAGATCGCCAAGGCAGCGCTGCTGGCCGACAAGCACGTGCTGGTAGAGAAGCCGATGGCGACGACGCTGGCCGAGGGCAAAGAGTTGCTCGCAATCGCCAAGAAGAGCAAAGGCATCCTGCACCCCGCGCCGCACGTCGTGTTGAGTTCGACGTTCAAGGCGATCAAGCGACACATTGACCAAGGTGACATCGGCCGGCCGTATCTGGCGCGCGCGTTCTACGGCTGGGCCGGGCCGAACTGGGGCCAGTGGTTCTACAAGCCCGGCGGCGGCGCGCTATTCGACCTCGGCGTATACAACGTGACCAGCCTCACGGCGCTGCTCGGTCCGGCCAAGCGCGTCACGGCACTGGCCGGCACGGCCATCCCCGAGCGCGTCGTAGATGGCGAGATGACGAAGGTCGAGGTCGTGGACAATGCGCACATCTGTCTCGATTTCGGCAACGCTGTATACGGCGTGATCACCACCGGCTTTACCATCCAGGCCTATCGCGTGGCCGGCATCGAGATCTACGGCAGCGAAGGCACGATCCAGATGCTCGGGGATGACTGGCATCCGCAGGGCTACGAGTTGTATCGCAATTGCAACGGCTACTGGGAGCTCCATCCCGACCTCGACCCGAACTGGCCGTGGACGGATGGGCTGCGGCACTTGGTGCAGGCCATCGTCTGTGGCACGCCGGACGTCATCACGCCGGAGCATGGGTATCATGTGCTCGAAATCATGTTGAAGGCCGAAGAAGCCGGTCGCACCGGCATTGCGCAGACCATCGAAAGCACCTTCCCGCCGGTTCAGCTCGAGGAAGTGGACACGCCGAGGGCGACGATCCACGATCCGACGCGGACCGAAGACTGA
- a CDS encoding SnoK protein, with protein MKSPTIQLTEEQIAFFHREGYLSLPALTTAEEVAHLCDIYDWLFEVRAGRESGDHLDLTSHDEDSAMHTLPQILNPSKYAPQLADTLLRANAEAVARQLLGPETTFRFDHAIRKPPRSGAATPWHQDEAYNDGGMRYEEVSIWIPLQEATIENGCMWFVPGSHKQDVLPHHPIGHDPKVVGLEVDEPERAMAQGMPCPLPAGGATIHHCRTLHYTGPNLSDGPRRAYILAYGMPPTRRAVPRDFYWLRQQQTAWQERVARAAQKEHR; from the coding sequence ATGAAATCACCAACCATCCAACTGACCGAGGAACAGATTGCGTTCTTTCATCGCGAGGGATATCTGTCTCTTCCGGCGCTGACGACGGCCGAAGAGGTGGCGCACCTGTGCGACATCTACGACTGGTTGTTCGAGGTCAGGGCCGGCCGCGAATCGGGCGACCATCTCGATCTAACGTCCCATGACGAGGATAGCGCAATGCACACACTGCCGCAGATCCTCAATCCATCCAAGTATGCGCCGCAACTGGCCGACACGCTGTTGCGCGCCAATGCCGAAGCCGTCGCCCGGCAACTGCTCGGCCCCGAGACGACCTTTCGCTTCGACCACGCCATCCGCAAGCCACCGCGCAGCGGCGCGGCCACGCCCTGGCATCAGGACGAGGCCTACAACGACGGCGGCATGCGCTACGAAGAAGTCAGCATCTGGATTCCGCTGCAAGAGGCGACGATCGAGAACGGCTGCATGTGGTTCGTGCCCGGCAGCCACAAACAAGACGTGCTACCGCACCATCCGATCGGCCACGATCCGAAGGTGGTCGGGCTGGAAGTGGATGAACCCGAGCGGGCGATGGCGCAGGGTATGCCGTGCCCGTTGCCGGCGGGCGGCGCGACCATTCACCATTGCCGCACCCTGCATTACACCGGCCCGAACCTCTCGGATGGGCCGCGCCGGGCTTATATCCTGGCCTACGGCATGCCACCAACCCGTCGCGCTGTGCCGCGTGATTTTTATTGGCTCAGACAACAGCAAACGGCTTGGCAGGAGCGCGTCGCTCGTGCCGCACAAAAAGAACATCGGTAA
- a CDS encoding sugar ABC transporter permease, which produces MDQAAQPIAPPRAAQPIAAVSAARARRSRRRLIKNIVAHTVLIAFSIAFMVPFYWMIVSSLKTNQQIFTIPIQWLPDPPRWENYSDALTYPNFPFLRFLGNSVFYSISVTIGTVISCAAVGYGFARLRFPFRDALFYITVATLMIPFIVTFIPTYILFKNFGLIGNYTPLILPAFLGNAFFIFMMRQFFLGLPNELADAARVDGAGHFRTFWQVMLPLVKPALMVVAVFTFLGTWNDFLGPLIYLSDNTLYPLSLGLYAFRAQRTTEWALMMAASTITTLPLIVVFFFTQRYFLEGIKLTGLKG; this is translated from the coding sequence ATGGATCAAGCGGCTCAACCGATTGCACCCCCGCGCGCGGCCCAGCCAATCGCCGCTGTGAGTGCAGCCAGGGCACGGCGCAGCAGGCGCCGGCTCATCAAGAACATCGTCGCGCATACTGTGCTCATCGCCTTCTCCATTGCGTTCATGGTGCCGTTCTACTGGATGATCGTGTCGTCGTTGAAGACCAACCAGCAGATCTTCACCATCCCTATCCAGTGGCTGCCCGATCCGCCGCGCTGGGAGAACTACTCGGACGCGCTGACCTACCCGAACTTCCCGTTCCTGCGCTTTCTTGGCAACAGCGTGTTTTACTCGATCAGCGTGACGATCGGCACGGTCATCTCGTGCGCGGCGGTGGGCTACGGCTTCGCGCGGTTGCGCTTTCCGTTTCGCGACGCGCTCTTCTACATCACGGTCGCCACGCTGATGATCCCGTTCATCGTCACGTTCATCCCGACCTATATCCTGTTCAAGAACTTCGGCTTGATCGGCAACTACACGCCCTTGATCCTGCCGGCCTTCCTGGGCAACGCGTTCTTCATCTTCATGATGCGCCAGTTCTTCCTGGGGTTGCCGAACGAATTGGCCGACGCAGCGCGCGTGGACGGCGCCGGCCACTTTCGGACCTTTTGGCAGGTGATGCTGCCACTGGTGAAGCCGGCGTTGATGGTGGTGGCCGTGTTCACCTTCCTGGGCACGTGGAACGACTTCCTCGGCCCGCTGATCTACTTGAGCGACAACACGCTCTATCCGTTGTCGCTGGGCTTGTACGCCTTTCGCGCCCAACGCACGACCGAATGGGCGCTGATGATGGCAGCGTCCACCATCACCACGCTGCCGCTGATCGTGGTCTTCTTCTTCACCCAGCGCTACTTCCTGGAGGGCATCAAGTTGACGGGGTTGAAGGGATGA